One Vicugna pacos chromosome X, VicPac4, whole genome shotgun sequence DNA window includes the following coding sequences:
- the SLC7A3 gene encoding cationic amino acid transporter 3: MLWQALCRFGQKLVRRRTLEPGMAETRFARCLSTLDLVALGVGSTLGAGVYVLAGEVAKDKAGPSIVICFLVAALSSMLAGLCYAEFGARVPRSGSAYLYSYVTVGELWAFTTGWNLILSYVIGTASVARAWSSAFDNLIGNHISQTLQGSISLHVPHVLAEYPDFFAMGLVLLLTGLLALGASESALVTKVFTVVNLLVLGFVIISGFIKGDLHNWKLTEEDYKLAVAGLNDTYSLGPLGSGGFVPFGFEGILRGAATCFYAFVGFDCIATTGEEAQNPQRSIPTGIVISLFVCFLAYFGVSSALTLMMPYYQLQPESPLPEAFLYTGWAPARYVVAVGSLCALSTSLLGSMFPMPRVIYAMAEDGLLFRVLARIHTGTHTPIVATVFSGIIAAFMAFLFELTDLVDLMSIGTLLAYSLVAICVLILRYQPDQEMRNVEGEVELQEEKIPEAKKLTLQGLFCPLNPIPTPLSGQVVYVCSSLLALLLSVLCLVLAQWSTPLLSGDPVWLAVVVLLLMLITGITGVIWRQPQSSTPLHFKVPALPLLPLMSIFVNVYLMMQMTAGTWARFGVWMLIGFAIYFGYGMQHSLEEVKSDQPSLKSRAKTVDFDLSSACTHSI, translated from the exons ATGCTGTGGCAGGCGCTTTGCAGATTTGGTCAAAAGCTGGTACGCAGACGTACACTGGAGCCAGGCATGGCTGAGACCCGCTTTGCCAGATGCCTGAGCACTCTGGATTTAGTGGCCCTAGGTGTGGGCAGCACATTGGGTGCAGGCGTGTATGTCCTGGCTGGCGAGGTGGCCAAAGATAAAGCAGGACCATCCATTGTGATCTGCTTTTTGGTGGCCGCCCTATCTTCTATGTTGGCTGGGCTGTGCTATGCGGAGTTTGGTGCCCGGGTTCCCCGTTCTGGTTCTGCATATCTCTACAGCTATGTCACTGTGGGTGAACTCTGGGCCTTCACCACTGGCTGGAACCTCATCCTCTCCTATGTCATCG GTACAGCCAGTGTGGCCCGGGCCTGGAGCTCAGCTTTTGACAACCTGATTGGGAATCACATCTCTCAGACCCTGCAGGGGAGCATCTCGCTGCATGTTCCCCATGTCCTTGCAGAATATCCAGACTTTTTTGCTATGGGCCTTGTGTTGTTGCTCACTG GATTGCTGGCCCTGGGGGCTAGTGAGTCAGCCCTGGTTACCAAAGTGTTCACGGTGGTGAACCTTTTGGTTCTCGGTTTTGTCATCATCTCTGGCTTCATTAAGGGAGATCTGCACAACTGGAAGCTCACAGAAGAGGACTACAAACTGGCCGTGGCCGGACTCAATGACACCTATAG CTTGGGCCCTCTGGGCTCTGGAGGATTTGTGCCTTTTGGCTTCGAGGGGATTCTTCGGGGAGCTGCTACCTGTTTCTATGCATTTGTTGGTTTCGATTGTATTGCTACTACTG GGGAAGAAGCCCAGAATCCCCAGCGTTCCATCCCCACGGGCATTGTGATTTCACTGTTTGTCTGCTTTTTGGCCTATTTTGGCGTCTCTTCGGCACTCACGCTCATGATGCCTTACTACCAGCTTCAGCCTGAGAGCCCCTTGCCTGAGGCCTTTCTCTATACAGGATGGGCCCCTGCCCGCTACGTTGTAGCTGTTGGATCCCTCTGTGCTCTTTCTACCAG CCTCTTGGGCTCTATGTTCCCCATGCCTCGGGTGATCTACGCAATGGCAGAGGATGGTCTCCTGTTTCGTGTCCTTGCCCGGATCCACACTGGCACACACACCCCCATCGTGGCCACTGTGTTCTCTGGCATCATCGCAG CATTCATGGCATTCCTCTTTGAACTCACTGATCTTGTGGACCTCATGTCAATTGGGACCCTGCTTGCTTACTCCCTGGTGGCTATTTGTGTTCTCATCCTCAG GTATCAGCCTGACCAGGAGATGAGGAATGTGGAAGGTGAAGTGGAGTTGCAGGAGGAGAAGATCCCTGAAGCAAAGAAGCTGACCCTTCAGGGACTCTTTTGTCCACTCAACCCCATCCCCACTCCACTCTCTGGCCAAGTTGTCTATGTTTGTTCCTCACTGCTTG CTCTGCTGCTGAGTGTCCTTTGCCTGGTGCTGGCCCAGTGGTCCACTCCACTGCTTTCTGGAGACCCAGTGTGGCTTGCAGTGGTCGTGCTGCTCCTGATGCTCATTACTGGGATCACTGGTGTCATCTGGAGACAGCCACAGAGTTCCACTCCCCTTCACTTTAAG GTACCTGCTTTGCCTCTCCTCCCACTAATGAGCATCTTTGTGAATGTTTACCTTATGATGCAGATGACAGCTGGCACCTGGGCCCGATTTGGGGTCTGGATGCTCATTG GGTTTGCCATCTACTTCGGCTATGGGATGCAGCACAGCCTGGAAGAGGTTAAGAGTGACCAACCCTCACTCAAGTCTAGGGCCAAAACTGTAGACTTTGATCTCAGCAGTGCCTGTACACATTCAATTTGA